The Halorhabdus sp. BNX81 genome includes a region encoding these proteins:
- a CDS encoding pantoate kinase, with protein MSERASAFVPGHVTGFFSVVRTDDPTTTGSRGGGIALSDGVRVTVEPAPETTITLDGRTVQIEAVERVLDALAVEAAVTGETDLPIGAGFGVSGAMALGAALAANAVFDRRLSRDELVTIAHGAEVQAGTGLGDVVAQAAGGITLRLEPGGPMENRLDAVPTRSRVEYVTFGELDTATVIGGDTDRLSEAGNEGLSTVVAEPTVAEFMYASRRFAREADLLTETVRDVITDVAAADGEASMAMLGETVFALGDGLSAAGYDPQVCQVDPAGATLVDGRHANREGPALSTGTSQ; from the coding sequence ATGAGCGAGCGAGCGAGCGCGTTCGTCCCGGGCCACGTGACGGGGTTTTTCTCCGTCGTCCGGACCGACGATCCGACGACGACTGGCTCACGCGGCGGCGGGATCGCCCTCTCCGACGGCGTCCGGGTGACCGTCGAACCGGCACCCGAGACGACGATCACGCTCGACGGGCGGACCGTTCAGATCGAGGCAGTCGAGCGGGTTCTCGACGCCCTGGCGGTCGAGGCGGCGGTCACCGGCGAGACGGACTTGCCGATCGGTGCGGGATTCGGCGTCTCGGGGGCGATGGCGCTCGGGGCGGCACTCGCTGCCAACGCCGTCTTCGATCGCCGGCTCTCGCGGGACGAACTCGTCACGATCGCCCACGGAGCCGAGGTGCAGGCCGGGACGGGGCTGGGCGACGTGGTCGCGCAGGCAGCCGGCGGCATCACCCTCCGGCTGGAACCCGGCGGGCCGATGGAGAATCGACTCGACGCGGTTCCCACGCGCTCCCGCGTCGAATACGTCACCTTTGGCGAACTCGACACCGCGACCGTCATCGGCGGCGACACAGACCGACTGAGCGAGGCCGGAAACGAGGGGCTGTCGACTGTCGTCGCCGAGCCGACCGTAGCGGAGTTCATGTACGCCTCCCGGCGGTTCGCCCGCGAAGCTGATCTCCTGACTGAGACGGTTCGGGACGTGATTACGGACGTCGCGGCGGCCGACGGCGAGGCCTCGATGGCGATGCTCGGCGAGACGGTCTTTGCGCTCGGGGACGGACTGTCGGCGGCCGGGTACGACCCCCAGGTCTGTCAGGTCGATCCGGCAGGGGCGACGCTGGTCGATGGCAGGCACGCGAACAGAGAAGGCCCGGCCCTCTCGACGGGCACTTCGCAGTAG
- a CDS encoding NAD-binding protein: protein MTDDVPSPVDVVVVGTTSGVRAVAEELDSSHAVVFVTDRHNQARVAERAGVPTHRTTFDTGLDPEAISAETAFVATDRDAVNLLVAQRLRIHGDVETVIIRVNDSDRTAAFDGIATETVTPAEASVQAVQDSLEAL from the coding sequence ATGACCGACGACGTTCCTTCCCCCGTCGACGTGGTGGTCGTCGGGACCACTAGCGGTGTCAGAGCAGTTGCAGAGGAACTTGATAGCTCCCACGCGGTCGTCTTCGTCACGGATCGACACAATCAGGCACGGGTGGCCGAGCGTGCCGGAGTGCCGACCCATCGGACGACGTTCGACACGGGCCTTGACCCGGAGGCGATCTCGGCAGAGACCGCGTTCGTCGCGACCGACAGGGACGCAGTCAACCTGCTCGTGGCCCAGCGCCTGCGAATTCACGGTGACGTCGAGACAGTGATCATCAGGGTCAACGATTCGGATCGAACGGCCGCCTTCGATGGGATAGCCACCGAGACGGTGACGCCAGCCGAAGCGAGCGTGCAAGCGGTTCAGGACTCGCTGGAGGCACTCTAA
- a CDS encoding DNA topoisomerase I codes for MRLIVTEKDNAARRIAEILSDDSASGERRNGVNVYKWGGQRVVGLSGHVVGVDFPPEYAEWRDVEPAELIDADVVTTPTRENIVATLRSLARKADEVVIATDYDREGELIGKEAYELIREETDAPVERVRFSSITEREVQKAFENPDEIDFDLAAAGEARQIVDLIWGAALTRFLSLSAKQLGNDFISVGRVQSPTLKLIVDREREIEAFDPDDYWEILADLAKDGQGFEAQYFYDDDGSEAERVWDEAAAEAAYADLSESGTATVTEVRRRKRTDDPPAPFNTTAFISAASSLGYSAQRAMSLAEELYTDGYLTYPRTDNTVYPDDLDPEELLGAFEGSYEFGEDAEALLAQDEIEPTRGENESTDHPPIHPTGELPDRNEIGADAWEIYELVVRRFFATVAEPATWAHLRVVAKASGRSLKANGKRLLEEGYHAVYPYSSAGETVVPAVEEGEELSIDAVELEAKQTQPPRRYGQSRLIQHMEEMGIGTKATRHNIVEKLYDRGYVEDDPPRPTKLADAVVTAAEEYADHVVSEEMTAQLEADMTAIAEGEATLEEVTAESREMLGEIFEELRESREEIGEFLQKSLKADRTLGPCPECGEDLLVRRSRQGSYFVGCDGFPECRFTLPLPSTGEPQVTDETCEDHDLRHVKMLAGRDTFVHGCPRCKAEAADESEDEVIGDCPECGDGNTPEGQRNEDGEAAEGEGGELAIKHLRSGSRLVGCTRYPDCDYSLPLPRRGEIVVTDERCEEHDLPHIEIHDGEDDDPWELGCPICNYEEFQARNAVENLEDLDGVGPATAEKLQDAGVADPEDLHEVDPDAVAGEVQGVSADRIREWQAELAT; via the coding sequence GTGCGCCTGATCGTCACCGAGAAGGACAACGCCGCCAGGCGGATCGCCGAGATCCTCAGCGACGACTCGGCGAGTGGTGAGCGGCGAAATGGCGTCAACGTCTACAAGTGGGGCGGCCAGCGCGTCGTCGGCCTCTCCGGACACGTCGTCGGCGTCGACTTCCCGCCGGAATACGCCGAGTGGCGCGACGTCGAACCGGCCGAGTTGATCGACGCCGATGTCGTTACAACGCCCACGCGGGAGAACATCGTCGCGACACTCCGTAGCCTCGCCAGAAAGGCCGACGAGGTCGTGATCGCGACAGACTACGACCGCGAGGGCGAACTCATCGGGAAGGAAGCCTACGAGTTGATCCGCGAGGAGACCGACGCGCCGGTCGAACGCGTGCGCTTCTCCTCGATCACCGAGAGAGAAGTCCAGAAGGCCTTCGAGAATCCCGACGAGATCGACTTCGACCTCGCCGCCGCAGGCGAAGCCCGCCAGATCGTCGACCTGATCTGGGGCGCGGCGCTGACGCGGTTTCTCTCGCTGTCTGCCAAGCAGCTCGGCAACGACTTCATCTCCGTCGGCCGGGTTCAGAGCCCGACACTGAAGCTGATCGTCGACCGCGAGCGCGAGATCGAGGCCTTCGATCCCGACGACTACTGGGAGATCCTCGCCGACCTCGCGAAGGACGGCCAGGGCTTCGAGGCCCAGTACTTCTACGACGACGACGGCAGCGAAGCCGAGCGGGTCTGGGACGAAGCGGCCGCCGAAGCTGCCTACGCGGATCTCTCCGAATCCGGGACGGCCACCGTGACCGAAGTTCGGCGGCGAAAGCGTACCGACGACCCGCCCGCGCCGTTCAACACGACCGCGTTCATCTCCGCGGCGAGTTCGCTCGGCTACTCCGCCCAGCGCGCCATGTCGCTGGCCGAGGAACTCTACACGGACGGCTACCTGACCTACCCACGGACGGACAACACCGTCTATCCCGACGACCTCGATCCCGAGGAGCTATTGGGTGCCTTCGAAGGCAGTTACGAGTTCGGCGAGGATGCGGAGGCGCTGCTCGCCCAGGACGAGATCGAACCGACTCGCGGCGAGAACGAGTCGACCGACCACCCCCCGATACATCCGACCGGGGAGCTTCCCGATCGCAACGAGATCGGCGCGGACGCCTGGGAGATCTACGAACTCGTGGTGCGTCGGTTCTTCGCAACCGTGGCCGAGCCGGCGACCTGGGCACACCTGCGAGTCGTGGCGAAGGCTTCGGGCCGGTCGCTGAAGGCCAATGGCAAGCGCCTGCTCGAGGAGGGATACCACGCGGTCTATCCCTACTCCTCGGCCGGCGAAACTGTCGTTCCCGCTGTCGAGGAGGGAGAAGAGCTGTCGATCGACGCGGTCGAACTGGAGGCCAAACAGACCCAGCCGCCGCGCCGCTACGGCCAGTCGCGGCTCATCCAGCATATGGAGGAGATGGGCATCGGGACGAAGGCCACGCGACACAACATCGTCGAGAAGCTCTACGATCGCGGGTACGTCGAGGACGACCCGCCGCGGCCGACAAAGCTCGCCGATGCAGTGGTCACCGCCGCCGAGGAGTACGCCGATCACGTCGTCAGCGAGGAGATGACCGCCCAGCTCGAGGCGGACATGACTGCCATCGCCGAGGGCGAGGCGACCCTGGAAGAGGTGACCGCGGAATCCAGGGAGATGCTCGGCGAGATTTTCGAGGAGCTACGCGAGTCCCGCGAGGAGATCGGCGAGTTCCTCCAGAAGTCGCTAAAGGCCGACCGGACGCTCGGGCCCTGTCCGGAGTGTGGCGAGGATCTGCTGGTCCGCCGGAGTCGCCAGGGGTCGTACTTCGTCGGGTGTGACGGCTTCCCCGAGTGTCGGTTCACCCTTCCACTGCCGAGCACGGGCGAACCACAGGTGACCGACGAAACTTGCGAGGATCACGATCTTCGGCACGTCAAGATGCTCGCGGGTCGAGACACCTTCGTCCATGGGTGTCCGCGGTGCAAAGCGGAGGCAGCCGACGAGAGCGAGGACGAGGTGATCGGGGACTGTCCCGAGTGTGGGGATGGCAATACGCCGGAGGGGCAGCGAAACGAAGACGGCGAAGCCGCCGAAGGGGAGGGTGGCGAACTCGCGATCAAACACCTCCGGTCGGGGTCGCGGCTGGTCGGCTGTACGCGCTATCCGGACTGTGATTACTCGCTCCCGCTCCCCCGTCGTGGTGAGATCGTCGTGACCGACGAGCGTTGCGAGGAGCATGACCTGCCACACATCGAAATCCACGACGGCGAAGACGACGATCCCTGGGAACTGGGCTGTCCGATCTGCAACTACGAGGAGTTCCAGGCGCGCAACGCCGTCGAGAACTTGGAGGACCTCGACGGGGTCGGCCCGGCGACGGCGGAGAAACTACAGGACGCTGGCGTAGCGGACCCCGAGGACCTCCACGAGGTGGACCCGGACGCCGTCGCCGGCGAGGTCCAGGGCGTCAGCGCCGACCGAATTCGTGAATGGCAAGCCGAACTCGCGACCTGA
- a CDS encoding amino acid permease yields the protein MPKELERDLGLFSVLAISIGAMVGSGIFILPALALEMAGPAVILAYVLAALIVLPAALSKAEMATAMPEAGGTYLYIERGMGPLLGTIAGIGTWFALSFKGALALVGGVPYLLWYFELPIKPVALVLAAVLILVNLLGAKQTGRLQVGIVAIMLAAMIWFVGGSAGSIQSASFDGFLAAGAGGILEATGFVFVSYAGVTKIASVAEEIEDPDRVIPRGMIWSLGFTTLLYVLVVLVIVGVDPSGIVGSSTPVADVAEATMSTPGVAAVVIAAMLALISTANAGLLSSSRYPFAMSRDDLAPPTFATVSDRFGTPVTAIALTGLVMLTLIAFVPIMSIAKLASAFQILVFVLINVALIAFRESDIAYDPSYESPLYPWMQGFGVLGGLVLLTQMGLIPFVGAIVIILGSVGWYFAYAHRNVSREGAVTDAIRRGIDQRAVEETRSVCHDADESDVLVALTEDTTAAAEERLLDVAVPLARAGNGTVTVVQFDQVPDQTPLSYAESTLTETDQVFEERTAVLVEDTDVPVEYGEIVSHDVDRAVANVADLHGYDLVIVDESGPTFTEGLADVLMGPSRSFDVLGVDAEGLDDIDRFALVDDGGPFDPQKVRIANSLAMDRDATVEFVHGIAPDATDQRRHSVETYHDELADLCSGPTESAVVESEDDAAALLRASRDADLVVVADTGGAILRDGPGLDLANGGNALVLHPGGEGQPGLLGRLLERFVY from the coding sequence ATGCCGAAGGAACTCGAACGCGATCTCGGACTGTTTTCGGTTCTGGCGATCAGTATCGGTGCGATGGTCGGCAGTGGCATCTTCATCCTGCCGGCGCTCGCCCTCGAGATGGCCGGGCCGGCGGTGATCCTGGCGTACGTTCTGGCAGCACTGATCGTCCTCCCGGCAGCACTGAGCAAGGCCGAGATGGCGACGGCGATGCCCGAGGCCGGTGGGACCTACCTCTACATCGAACGCGGGATGGGACCGTTGCTCGGCACGATCGCGGGTATCGGGACCTGGTTCGCACTCTCATTTAAGGGGGCGCTCGCGCTCGTTGGCGGCGTCCCGTACCTCTTGTGGTACTTCGAACTCCCGATCAAGCCGGTCGCGCTCGTGCTCGCGGCCGTCCTCATCCTGGTCAACCTCCTGGGCGCGAAACAGACGGGTCGCCTGCAGGTCGGGATCGTGGCGATCATGCTGGCCGCGATGATCTGGTTCGTCGGCGGCAGTGCGGGTTCGATTCAGAGCGCCTCCTTTGATGGATTCCTGGCCGCGGGCGCGGGCGGCATCCTCGAAGCGACCGGCTTCGTGTTCGTCTCCTATGCGGGGGTGACGAAGATCGCGAGCGTCGCCGAGGAGATCGAGGATCCGGACCGCGTGATACCCCGGGGGATGATCTGGTCGCTCGGGTTCACGACGTTGCTGTACGTCCTCGTCGTGCTCGTGATCGTCGGCGTCGATCCGTCGGGGATCGTCGGCTCGAGCACCCCCGTCGCCGACGTGGCCGAGGCGACGATGTCGACGCCCGGCGTGGCCGCCGTCGTCATCGCCGCGATGCTCGCGCTGATCAGCACCGCCAACGCCGGCCTCCTCTCGTCGTCGCGATACCCCTTCGCGATGAGCCGGGACGACCTCGCCCCACCGACGTTCGCCACCGTCAGCGACCGCTTTGGCACGCCGGTCACGGCCATCGCACTGACCGGTCTCGTCATGCTGACGCTGATCGCGTTCGTCCCGATCATGAGCATCGCGAAACTCGCGAGCGCGTTCCAGATCCTCGTGTTCGTGTTGATCAACGTGGCCCTGATCGCCTTCAGGGAGAGTGACATCGCCTACGACCCGAGTTACGAATCGCCGCTGTACCCCTGGATGCAGGGCTTTGGCGTCCTGGGCGGCCTCGTGTTGCTGACCCAGATGGGACTGATCCCGTTCGTGGGGGCGATCGTCATCATTCTCGGGAGCGTCGGCTGGTACTTCGCGTACGCCCACCGCAACGTCTCCCGGGAGGGCGCAGTCACCGACGCGATCCGTCGTGGCATCGATCAACGAGCTGTCGAGGAAACGCGTTCGGTCTGTCACGACGCCGACGAGTCCGACGTGCTCGTCGCGCTCACAGAGGACACGACCGCGGCGGCAGAGGAACGTCTGCTCGACGTGGCGGTCCCGCTAGCCAGAGCCGGGAACGGGACTGTAACTGTCGTTCAGTTCGATCAGGTGCCCGACCAGACGCCACTGTCGTATGCTGAATCGACACTCACAGAAACCGACCAGGTGTTCGAGGAGCGGACGGCCGTCCTCGTCGAGGACACCGACGTGCCCGTCGAGTACGGCGAGATCGTCAGTCACGACGTTGACCGGGCGGTCGCAAACGTCGCCGATCTGCACGGGTACGACCTCGTCATCGTCGACGAGTCCGGCCCGACCTTCACGGAAGGGCTTGCCGACGTGCTCATGGGGCCGAGTCGGTCCTTCGACGTACTGGGTGTCGACGCCGAGGGGCTGGACGATATCGACCGCTTTGCCCTCGTCGACGACGGGGGCCCGTTCGATCCCCAGAAAGTTCGAATTGCCAACTCTCTGGCGATGGATCGTGATGCCACTGTCGAGTTCGTCCACGGGATCGCGCCGGACGCGACCGACCAACGGCGTCACTCAGTCGAGACCTATCACGACGAACTGGCCGACCTCTGTTCGGGCCCGACCGAATCGGCGGTCGTCGAGAGCGAGGACGACGCGGCGGCGCTACTCCGCGCGTCCCGAGACGCCGACCTCGTCGTTGTTGCCGACACCGGGGGTGCGATCTTGCGTGACGGCCCCGGCCTCGATCTCGCGAACGGCGGGAACGCGCTCGTCCTCCATCCCGGCGGTGAAGGGCAGCCAGGCCTGCTCGGTCGACTCCTCGAACGGTTCGTGTACTGA
- the aspS gene encoding aspartate--tRNA(Asn) ligase: MQERTYAADADPGTSATVAGWVHEIRDLGGIAFLILRDTTGKIQVKIEKDNLEEALVETALDVHRESVLKVVGDVEEEERAPTGVEVSPDDIEVIAPADPELPLDPSGKVDAELPTRLDNRTLDLRKPEVKAIFEIRAEVLRSVREAFRNLDATEINTPKIVATGTEGGTELFPITYFGREAFMNQSPQLFKQLMVGSGLERVFEIGPIFRAEEHNTPRHLNEATSIDFESAFYDHTEAMDACETVVKAAYEGVAQNCADELETLGLTEVFSAPEGDFPRLTYEEAIERINATGEIDDVLVWGDDLSTEAEHALGQDVGEHYFITDWPSEIKPFYIKDHDDDPELSTGFDMMHPSMELVSGGQREHRHDHLVEGFEQQGLDPGAFEYYTKMFKYGMPPHAGWGLGGERLVMTMLGLENIREAVIFPRDRQRLSP; encoded by the coding sequence ATGCAGGAACGGACATATGCTGCAGACGCTGACCCCGGGACGAGCGCGACCGTCGCGGGCTGGGTACACGAGATCCGCGACCTCGGCGGGATCGCCTTCCTGATCCTCCGAGACACGACCGGAAAAATCCAGGTCAAAATCGAGAAGGACAACCTCGAGGAAGCACTCGTCGAGACGGCACTCGATGTCCACCGCGAGAGCGTTCTCAAGGTTGTCGGTGACGTCGAGGAAGAGGAGCGTGCCCCGACGGGCGTCGAGGTCTCGCCCGACGACATCGAGGTGATCGCCCCTGCCGACCCCGAACTTCCCCTGGACCCATCCGGGAAGGTCGACGCCGAACTCCCGACACGACTGGACAACCGGACGCTTGACCTCCGCAAGCCCGAAGTCAAAGCCATCTTCGAGATCCGCGCGGAAGTCCTGCGCTCGGTCCGGGAAGCCTTCCGAAACCTGGACGCGACGGAGATCAACACGCCGAAGATCGTCGCCACGGGCACCGAGGGCGGGACGGAGCTGTTCCCGATCACCTACTTCGGCCGCGAGGCATTCATGAACCAGAGTCCACAGCTGTTCAAACAGCTGATGGTCGGTTCCGGGCTGGAGCGGGTCTTCGAGATCGGGCCGATCTTCCGCGCGGAGGAGCACAACACGCCCCGGCACCTCAACGAGGCGACCTCGATCGACTTCGAGTCGGCCTTCTACGACCACACCGAGGCGATGGACGCCTGCGAGACGGTCGTGAAAGCTGCCTACGAAGGCGTCGCACAGAACTGCGCCGACGAACTCGAAACGCTCGGCCTTACCGAGGTCTTCTCGGCTCCCGAGGGCGACTTCCCGCGGCTTACCTACGAAGAAGCCATCGAGCGGATCAACGCCACGGGCGAGATCGACGACGTGCTGGTGTGGGGTGACGACCTCTCGACGGAAGCCGAACACGCCCTCGGCCAGGACGTCGGCGAGCACTACTTCATCACCGACTGGCCCAGCGAGATCAAGCCCTTCTACATCAAGGATCACGACGACGATCCGGAACTCTCGACGGGCTTCGACATGATGCACCCCTCGATGGAACTCGTCTCCGGCGGGCAGCGTGAACACCGCCACGACCACCTCGTCGAGGGCTTCGAACAGCAGGGTCTGGATCCGGGTGCCTTCGAGTACTATACCAAGATGTTCAAGTACGGCATGCCGCCCCACGCCGGCTGGGGCCTGGGTGGCGAACGGCTCGTCATGACGATGCTCGGCCTGGAGAACATCCGCGAAGCCGTGATCTTCCCGCGAGATCGGCAGCGTTTGTCGCCATAA
- a CDS encoding 4-phosphopantoate--beta-alanine ligase: MSDVDIPESHPRYESLLTRHRIETGVEKGITSQQGLIAQGRGEAFDYLLGERTIESADRAERVGAAYLLLADRPVLSINGNVAALVPGEVVELAAVTGADLEVNLFNRTEARIEAIADHLREHGANEVKGLTADARIPGLDHERAKVDADGIYDADTVVVPLEDGDRAEALGEMGKTEIVIDLNPLSRSAQVAAVPIIDNVLRAVPNMTAHARSLQDSPAEDLRQLVEDFDPAGALDAAEKAIRSGQLE, translated from the coding sequence ATGAGCGACGTGGACATCCCGGAGAGTCACCCACGGTACGAATCGCTGTTGACCCGCCATCGTATCGAAACCGGCGTCGAGAAGGGGATCACGAGCCAGCAGGGGCTCATCGCCCAAGGTCGGGGCGAAGCATTCGATTACCTGCTGGGCGAGCGGACCATCGAGAGCGCCGACCGGGCCGAGCGGGTTGGGGCCGCATACCTTCTGCTCGCCGACCGCCCAGTGCTCTCGATCAACGGGAACGTCGCCGCGCTCGTCCCCGGGGAAGTCGTCGAGCTGGCCGCGGTGACGGGAGCCGACCTGGAGGTCAACCTGTTCAATCGTACCGAGGCGCGGATCGAAGCGATCGCCGACCACCTCCGCGAGCACGGCGCAAACGAGGTGAAGGGACTGACGGCTGACGCGCGCATTCCCGGCCTGGATCACGAGCGGGCGAAGGTCGACGCCGACGGCATCTACGACGCTGACACGGTCGTGGTTCCGCTTGAGGACGGCGATCGGGCCGAAGCACTCGGCGAGATGGGGAAAACGGAGATCGTAATCGACCTCAATCCGCTGTCCCGATCGGCACAGGTCGCGGCGGTGCCGATCATCGACAACGTGCTCCGGGCCGTGCCAAATATGACAGCGCATGCCCGATCGCTACAGGACAGCCCGGCCGAGGACCTCCGGCAGCTAGTCGAGGACTTCGATCCGGCGGGGGCACTCGACGCCGCCGAGAAAGCGATTCGATCCGGCCAACTGGAGTGA
- a CDS encoding Lrp/AsnC family transcriptional regulator, translating into MAAHELDDLDRAILYALQDNARKTSTSTIAERMDVAPSTVRTRIQALEADGILTGYHAEIDYEQTGLQLHTLIVCTAPVPDREELAERAQEVSGVVAVREVMTGHENVHIEAIGRDGDDLNRIGRELDEIGLTIEDEDLIRNEYETPFDGFSVERA; encoded by the coding sequence ATGGCCGCTCACGAACTCGACGATCTCGACAGGGCGATTCTCTATGCACTGCAAGACAACGCCCGGAAAACCTCGACGAGTACGATCGCCGAGCGTATGGACGTCGCCCCGAGTACGGTGCGGACCCGGATCCAGGCGCTGGAAGCCGACGGCATTCTGACTGGTTATCACGCCGAGATCGACTACGAACAGACTGGCCTCCAGTTGCATACGTTGATCGTCTGTACGGCACCTGTCCCCGACCGTGAGGAACTCGCCGAACGGGCCCAGGAGGTCAGCGGCGTCGTCGCCGTTCGGGAGGTCATGACCGGCCACGAGAACGTCCACATCGAGGCGATCGGCCGCGACGGCGACGACCTGAACCGGATCGGCCGTGAGCTCGACGAGATCGGGCTCACCATCGAAGATGAGGATCTCATCCGCAACGAGTACGAAACGCCATTCGACGGATTCAGCGTCGAACGGGCCTGA
- a CDS encoding TRIC cation channel family protein — MNTIGLVAFALVGAAKGIREEFDIFGISVVGLVTAFGGGATRDVLVGRTPLALQSMGEVSLGFLGVGLALLLSVLLESPDDHPITLVADAIGLAAFATAGAIVATEAGVSPFGIVTVATINAVGGGAYADILLDRSPFILFEDFYATAAVLGGSTYWLVTAAGAAGGLTAAACAGMTVGTRLLAVTYGWHLPTAQMLGLAQEN, encoded by the coding sequence ATGAACACGATCGGCCTGGTCGCGTTCGCCCTCGTCGGCGCGGCAAAGGGGATCCGTGAAGAGTTCGACATCTTCGGGATCAGTGTCGTCGGATTGGTGACGGCTTTCGGTGGCGGTGCAACCCGGGACGTCCTGGTCGGGCGGACGCCGCTGGCACTCCAGTCGATGGGCGAAGTCAGCCTCGGATTTCTCGGCGTCGGACTTGCATTGCTTCTCAGCGTCCTGCTCGAATCACCGGACGACCATCCGATCACCCTCGTGGCCGACGCGATCGGCCTCGCCGCGTTCGCGACCGCCGGCGCCATCGTCGCGACGGAGGCCGGGGTCTCGCCGTTCGGCATCGTCACTGTCGCGACGATCAACGCCGTCGGCGGCGGAGCCTACGCCGACATTCTGCTCGATCGTTCCCCCTTCATCCTCTTCGAGGACTTCTATGCGACCGCCGCAGTTCTTGGCGGGAGTACCTACTGGCTGGTGACCGCTGCCGGCGCGGCGGGCGGCCTCACCGCCGCCGCGTGTGCGGGAATGACCGTCGGCACCCGACTGCTGGCGGTCACCTACGGGTGGCACCTCCCGACGGCCCAGATGCTCGGGCTGGCGCAGGAAAACTGA
- a CDS encoding UPF0175 family protein gives MPTVSVRLPDEEKAELEAVADLLEDDWSSTIRKALRDGLQDLRVRHAVERYQSGDVAVNEAARLANVTVAEWLEIAREKNLTVQFRREDLEGEVEAAHEL, from the coding sequence ATGCCCACAGTCAGCGTCCGGCTTCCCGATGAAGAGAAGGCTGAACTCGAAGCCGTCGCCGACCTGCTCGAGGACGATTGGAGCTCGACCATCCGGAAAGCGTTGCGTGACGGTCTGCAGGACCTTCGCGTGCGCCACGCTGTCGAGCGGTATCAGTCCGGGGATGTCGCGGTCAACGAGGCCGCCCGGCTGGCGAACGTGACCGTCGCCGAGTGGCTCGAAATCGCCCGCGAGAAGAACCTGACAGTCCAGTTCCGGCGCGAAGACCTGGAAGGCGAGGTCGAAGCGGCCCACGAGCTATGA
- a CDS encoding chemotaxis protein CheC produces the protein MSLEVDVRKLDLFNKIAKEGSETVSDHLNQMAGLNTEIAVSKINFLDIEDVRTHMGDGDRVGIFVELTEAPYGYVLFMLEPDDAKELAGMLVGGTDDDTEGFSEMERSAIQEVGNIMTSGYIDGWANVLDTTIGMGTPSFAYGPAGGIVNEMGGWPDEDIAFVIDSEITAGDGDVSLTIYTFPKLVDLVELIQGIDVSTVVGEDTTISSDIADEM, from the coding sequence ATGAGTCTCGAAGTCGACGTCCGGAAACTCGATCTGTTCAACAAGATCGCAAAGGAGGGATCGGAGACAGTCTCGGATCACCTCAACCAGATGGCGGGGCTAAACACCGAAATAGCCGTCTCGAAGATCAACTTCCTCGACATCGAAGACGTGCGGACCCACATGGGTGACGGCGACCGCGTCGGGATCTTCGTCGAGTTGACCGAAGCGCCGTATGGGTACGTCCTCTTCATGCTCGAACCGGACGATGCAAAGGAGTTGGCAGGGATGCTCGTCGGCGGGACTGACGACGACACAGAGGGATTCAGCGAGATGGAGCGGTCGGCGATCCAGGAGGTCGGCAACATCATGACCTCCGGGTATATCGACGGCTGGGCGAACGTTCTGGATACGACCATCGGGATGGGGACCCCCTCGTTCGCGTACGGCCCGGCCGGCGGCATCGTCAACGAGATGGGCGGGTGGCCCGACGAGGACATCGCGTTCGTCATCGACTCAGAGATCACCGCCGGTGACGGTGACGTCTCACTGACGATCTATACCTTCCCGAAGCTCGTCGATCTCGTCGAACTGATTCAGGGGATCGACGTCTCGACGGTCGTCGGCGAGGACACGACGATCTCGTCGGACATCGCCGACGAAATGTAG